Genomic window (Nitrospiria bacterium):
CCACGGGAGGTGGCATAAAAAAAACCAGGCTTCCCAGGCTTTTTTCCAAACGGTGGAGTTGGTGATTGCTAACTTAACTGTTTGCAATCACTCACAGTTTTTTCTTGGTTAACTACAAAATACTACATTGAAGTAAAAAGGTAGTCTTATTTCATCTCCATCATTTGTGAGACACGTACTGTTCCACCATTTTCTAAAAACGGATCGGATTTTGCGATTTCACTGGCAGCCTCAATGCTTCCTGCTTTAACAACTGCAAATCCTTTCATCGGATTTGGATCATTATCATCTTCAACACCACTTGATGTTACAATTTTTGAAACCGGTAATGGTGTTCCTGGATTAACTATAGTTTCACCAAGACCTTTTACCCAAGCCTTCCATTTTTCCATTTGGGCCATTCCCTCTTCTTTTGAGCTTGGCTGTTTTCCTCCGTAATAAGCAATCATAAAATTTGCCATTTATTCCTCCAATAGATTTGAAAGGTGAATTTCAATTAGTTTATATGAAAAAAATAGACCCAGGGCATATTAACATAAAAAAAGTCCGATGAACCACCCATAAAAAAAGCCCGGTTTCCCGGGCTTTTTAAACTGGTGGAGGCGGCGGGAATTGAACCCGCGTCCGAAAACCCTCCGCTTTAGGCTTCTACATGCTTAGCCTTTGTTTTAAATTCGCAATGGCCCCCGCCCAAAAGCAGGCATAAAGCCAAGGCTAGCTTGTTGATCTCGGTGTTTACCCCAAGCGTGAAAACACCTAGCCTGTTTTGTTGACATTCAACCCACAGTACAGGCAACTGCAGATTAAATGTTAGCCGCGATTAGGCAGCTAAGGCTAACTCAGGTTGTGAGTTTGCATTTAGATTTTTCCATTTGTTTAACGAGCCAATGGAACCTCGGCATGCCACCTAAGCTTCTTGATCTCCGTCGAAGCCGATCGCCCCCTACGCACTATAATAACATATCACCTGAATGGGAGACAAGGGATTCAAAAGGAACGCCTCCCCTCTAAGGCTTTAATAAGGGTAACTTCATCCGCATAATCCAGGTCCATACCCACTGGAATTCCATAGGCAATCCTCGAGACCTGGATCCCTGCGTCTTTTATAAATTTGGAAAGATAAATGGCAGTGGCCTCCCCTTCAATGTTCGGATTGGTGGCAATGATCACCTCTTTCACTTCTCCATTTCCAAAACGTTTAATCAAATCATCCACCTGAAACTGGTCCGGACCAACCCCATCCAGAGGGGATAAAATACCCTGGAGAACATGGTACAGCCCTTTGTAATCCCCCGTTTTTTCTATAGTATATAAGACATTGAGGTCTTGAATTACCAAAATCTTTGTCCGGTCACGCCTGGGGTCGTTGCAAATCCCGCAAACCTCATTTTCTGAAATATTATGGCAATCCCGACATAGAGAAACTTTTTCCTTGATATCCAAAATGGCTTGAACGATACCTTG
Coding sequences:
- a CDS encoding YciI family protein, which encodes MANFMIAYYGGKQPSSKEEGMAQMEKWKAWVKGLGETIVNPGTPLPVSKIVTSSGVEDDNDPNPMKGFAVVKAGSIEAASEIAKSDPFLENGGTVRVSQMMEMK
- the recR gene encoding recombination mediator RecR, whose translation is MKSFGRLSGQPGALSQLVEVLKRLPGIGQKSAQRLAFYFMRMTQQDVQGIVQAILDIKEKVSLCRDCHNISENEVCGICNDPRRDRTKILVIQDLNVLYTIEKTGDYKGLYHVLQGILSPLDGVGPDQFQVDDLIKRFGNGEVKEVIIATNPNIEGEATAIYLSKFIKDAGIQVSRIAYGIPVGMDLDYADEVTLIKALEGRRSF